The Synechococcales cyanobacterium T60_A2020_003 genome includes a region encoding these proteins:
- the atpE gene encoding ATP synthase F0 subunit C, with amino-acid sequence IGQGNAAGQAVEGIARQPEAEGKIRGTLLLSLAFMEALTIYGLVVALVLLFANPFA; translated from the coding sequence GAATTGGTCAAGGTAACGCGGCTGGTCAAGCTGTGGAAGGAATTGCCCGTCAGCCGGAGGCTGAAGGTAAAATTCGCGGTACGCTACTGCTCAGCTTGGCGTTTATGGAGGCGCTAACCATCTACGGTCTGGTTGTTGCCCTAGTACTCCTGTTT